Proteins found in one Bordetella genomosp. 11 genomic segment:
- a CDS encoding succinylglutamate desuccinylase/aspartoacylase family protein: MPKENILRIAGLEVQPGQRASTLLPITRTLRGDLAVPVHVINGAHPGKVFAVLCNVHGDEAMPLLSAMQLWRETDPASMRGALVILPVCNPLAFSDFRRESAEQRENTDLHRCFPGNARGSVTEMIARVLTDQVLDHVDALCDMHSGGQGGRIHQRADLNEDATGEVREASLELCRVFGTGVVHVNFLPPSTAVGYLNSTGRAAAGVEIGGTYMSGPMTDEFQARVVRGLRNQMKSLGILDGEPELQGRQYLFTRKERKESNPTRGGYVVSLANRVEDLGRRVTKGEKLGSVVDPYTLEESESLAAPCDGILFFSRMSGPAEAGAKGYAIADAAGLREI; this comes from the coding sequence ATGCCTAAAGAAAATATCCTGCGTATCGCCGGGCTGGAAGTCCAGCCGGGACAACGCGCGTCCACCCTGTTGCCTATCACGCGTACGCTGCGCGGGGATCTGGCCGTGCCTGTCCACGTGATCAACGGCGCCCATCCCGGCAAGGTATTCGCCGTGCTGTGCAACGTGCATGGCGACGAGGCGATGCCGCTGCTGTCGGCGATGCAGCTATGGCGCGAGACGGATCCGGCCTCGATGCGAGGCGCCCTGGTGATCCTGCCGGTATGCAATCCGCTGGCCTTCTCGGACTTCCGCCGCGAAAGCGCGGAGCAGCGGGAAAACACCGACCTGCACCGCTGCTTTCCGGGCAACGCGCGCGGCTCGGTGACCGAGATGATCGCGCGCGTCCTGACGGACCAGGTACTGGACCATGTCGATGCGTTGTGCGACATGCACTCGGGAGGACAGGGCGGCCGCATACACCAGCGCGCCGACCTGAACGAGGACGCCACCGGCGAGGTACGCGAGGCCAGCCTGGAACTGTGCCGGGTATTCGGTACCGGCGTGGTCCATGTGAACTTCCTGCCGCCCTCCACCGCCGTGGGCTATCTGAACAGCACCGGCCGCGCCGCGGCCGGCGTCGAGATCGGCGGCACCTACATGAGCGGCCCCATGACCGACGAATTCCAGGCGCGCGTGGTGCGCGGCCTGCGCAACCAGATGAAGTCGCTGGGCATCCTGGATGGCGAACCGGAACTGCAAGGCAGGCAGTACCTGTTCACGCGCAAGGAACGCAAGGAATCGAATCCGACACGGGGCGGCTATGTCGTCTCGCTGGCCAATCGCGTGGAAGACCTGGGCCGGCGCGTCACCAAGGGCGAGAAGCTCGGCTCGGTCGTGGACCCCTATACCCTGGAGGAATCCGAATCGCTGGCCGCGCCCTGCGACGGCATTCTTTTCTTCAGCCGCATGTCGGGGCCCGCGGAGGCCGGCGCCAAGGGTTATGCGATCGCCGATGCCGCCGGATTGCGGGAGATCTGA
- a CDS encoding Bug family tripartite tricarboxylate transporter substrate binding protein: MILFAAARTGPGSRSAVQSANPLMRARVKLRGLINVILMASAAAGILAAAPAAAQDWPNRPIRMLIPFPPGGVSDVMGRFWAQKLSEALKTSVVVENRPGAGTTIAAGIVAKAAPDGYTLYFADVTTHAINATLYKSLPFKSDKDFTDIALLAAAPLALVIPPDVPAANLQQFIALAKAKPGHLNYASSGNGTILHLAGETLKRMAGIDMVHVPYKGSSDAVMATLGGQASATFSALPPALPQIRTGKLRALGVTSTTSNETLPGVPPIATTLPGFDMVLYSGILGPAGMPPEIVDRINAAVSGVLKESGTRQFYDSVGADPVDISPAAFTARMTSLIAEMGTAVRDSGAVIN; the protein is encoded by the coding sequence ATGATTCTGTTTGCTGCGGCCCGCACGGGGCCGGGCAGCCGCTCGGCTGTCCAATCCGCCAATCCGCTCATGCGCGCAAGGGTAAAACTGCGCGGCCTGATCAACGTCATTCTGATGGCCTCGGCCGCTGCCGGAATCCTGGCCGCGGCACCCGCCGCGGCGCAGGACTGGCCCAACCGGCCGATCCGGATGTTGATCCCGTTTCCACCGGGCGGCGTGTCGGACGTGATGGGCCGCTTCTGGGCACAGAAGCTGTCCGAAGCCCTGAAAACGTCCGTCGTCGTGGAAAACCGGCCCGGCGCGGGCACCACGATCGCCGCCGGCATCGTTGCCAAGGCGGCGCCCGACGGCTACACGCTGTACTTCGCGGACGTCACGACGCACGCCATCAACGCCACCCTCTACAAATCCCTGCCGTTCAAGAGCGATAAGGATTTCACGGATATCGCGCTGCTGGCGGCCGCGCCGCTGGCCCTGGTCATACCGCCCGACGTACCGGCCGCCAACCTGCAGCAGTTCATCGCATTGGCCAAGGCAAAGCCGGGCCACCTGAACTACGCGTCGTCGGGCAACGGCACCATCCTGCACCTGGCCGGCGAGACGCTCAAGCGCATGGCCGGCATCGACATGGTGCATGTCCCGTACAAGGGCAGCTCCGATGCGGTGATGGCGACACTGGGCGGCCAGGCTTCGGCGACCTTTTCGGCGCTGCCGCCCGCCTTGCCGCAGATCCGCACCGGCAAGCTGCGGGCCCTGGGGGTCACGTCGACGACGTCCAACGAGACGCTGCCCGGCGTGCCGCCCATCGCCACGACGCTGCCGGGCTTCGACATGGTCCTGTACTCGGGGATCCTGGGCCCGGCGGGCATGCCGCCGGAAATCGTCGATCGTATCAATGCCGCGGTAAGCGGCGTACTGAAGGAATCCGGGACGCGTCAGTTCTACGACAGCGTCGGCGCCGACCCGGTCGATATCAGCCCGGCCGCATTCACGGCACGGATGACATCGCTGATCGCGGAAATGGGCACGGCCGTGCGCGATTCCGGCGCGGTGATCAACTGA
- the cynR gene encoding transcriptional regulator CynR encodes MELRHLRYFLAICEAKSFSRAADRLHVTQPTLSHQIQQLEEELGTRLLERRGARTEPTAAGEVFRAHAAQAMQDVAAGVMAVHELEGLIRGNLSVAVFHSFSNTRLPAVFADYASRYPGVRIVARQLSRHDMEKELLSGRLDCAIGYLEPADDGQIESQTLFDEALVLVVGARHPWAARRSIAMKRLAELSLVLLTPEFGARAYLDDYFASIGATPHVVLEMNAIDPILATIRDTALATVLPQGAVGDTRRVKAVRLTDPVPKRRAAILWRRHGTRSAAAQRLAEMLMAEYADRGAGRPL; translated from the coding sequence ATGGAACTTCGACACCTGCGCTACTTCCTTGCCATCTGCGAAGCAAAGAGCTTTTCCCGCGCGGCCGACCGCCTGCACGTCACGCAGCCCACCTTGTCGCATCAGATCCAGCAACTGGAGGAAGAACTCGGCACCCGGCTGCTGGAACGGCGCGGCGCGCGCACCGAACCGACTGCCGCCGGCGAAGTGTTCCGGGCCCATGCGGCCCAGGCCATGCAGGACGTTGCCGCCGGCGTGATGGCGGTCCACGAACTGGAAGGCCTGATACGCGGCAATCTGTCGGTCGCGGTCTTCCATTCGTTTTCGAACACGCGCTTGCCCGCGGTCTTCGCGGATTATGCGTCCCGCTATCCCGGCGTGCGGATCGTCGCGCGCCAGCTGTCGCGGCACGATATGGAAAAGGAACTGCTGAGCGGCCGGCTGGATTGCGCCATCGGCTACCTGGAGCCGGCGGATGACGGACAAATCGAATCCCAGACCCTCTTCGACGAAGCCCTGGTACTTGTGGTCGGTGCGCGCCATCCCTGGGCCGCGCGACGCAGCATTGCGATGAAACGATTGGCCGAACTGTCCCTGGTCCTGCTCACCCCCGAATTCGGCGCGCGCGCATACCTGGATGATTATTTCGCCAGTATCGGCGCGACGCCCCATGTCGTGCTGGAAATGAACGCCATCGATCCCATCCTGGCGACCATACGCGACACCGCCCTGGCCACCGTCCTGCCCCAAGGCGCGGTAGGCGATACAAGGCGCGTCAAGGCCGTGCGCCTGACCGATCCCGTGCCCAAGCGCCGCGCGGCGATCCTCTGGCGCCGGCACGGGACGCGCTCGGCGGCGGCGCAACGGCTGGCCGAGATGTTGATGGCCGAATACGCCGACCGCGGCGCCGGCAGGCCGCTATAA
- a CDS encoding HAD-IC family P-type ATPase yields the protein MQHGERMSPMNDIARDDVFPGLSSEEAAGRLARTGPNEVARLEEHPLRRLLRHFWAPVPCMLEATIVLQLAAGERMEGAMVGVLLLINVVLGIIQEGRANATLALLRQRLAPRARTRRDGQWRDIPAAALVPGDIVQLSLGRIVPADARLVSGSVLLDQSMLTGESAAVEPAPGTTAYAGALVRRGEAIAEVTATGPRTYFGRTAELVQAADVQSSEQKAVLGVVKALTAVNMAIVTGMVAYALSIGLTAAQIVPLVLAALLSAVPVAMPAVFTLAATLGARRLAQQGVLLARLPALQEAAMIDVLCVDKTGTLTENRLGVGRAVPLAEGMNTAALLARAAAASSADGQDPVDAAIRAAADGQAAAPLAVRRFIPFDPSAKLSEATIAGPAGADERIAKGSPLAISSLAPLDARAREALQGLADEGYRVLAVAAGPGQGMAAIGLIGLSDPPRADSAPLLAQLKELGITPIMVTGDTAQTAATVARRIGLEGPVCPPGAIPEQVAPADYAVYAGVFPEDKFRLVRAFQRQGHAVGMCGDGANDAPALRQAQMGIAVSSATDVAKSAAGLVLTEPGLRGIVACIEEGRAAFRRVLTFTLSMLVNKSVTLIVMGGGLVMTGHAVMTPLLQVLWMLTSDIAMMARAGDRATPTPYPNAWRIRELTLAAIPLGAVKLAYAMSILALGWYWLKFDTGAMRSLAFLTLVLAGLATGMILRERGHVWRSRPSPLFLAASAASASVATAFAWRGVVMSPLSGAVVLGLCFATLAYGLALDAVKVAMLRRLPIDRR from the coding sequence ATGCAGCACGGCGAACGCATGTCGCCGATGAACGACATCGCGAGGGACGACGTCTTCCCGGGTTTGTCCAGCGAGGAAGCCGCCGGCAGGCTGGCCAGGACCGGCCCCAATGAAGTGGCCAGGCTGGAAGAACACCCCCTGCGCCGGCTGCTGCGCCATTTCTGGGCGCCGGTGCCTTGCATGCTGGAGGCCACCATCGTCCTGCAGTTGGCGGCCGGAGAACGCATGGAAGGTGCCATGGTCGGCGTCCTGCTCCTGATCAACGTCGTCCTGGGCATCATCCAGGAAGGGCGCGCGAATGCGACCCTGGCCTTGCTGCGACAACGCCTGGCGCCGCGGGCACGGACGCGCCGCGACGGGCAATGGCGCGACATACCGGCAGCGGCGCTGGTGCCGGGAGACATCGTCCAACTGTCCCTGGGCAGGATCGTGCCCGCCGACGCGCGTCTTGTATCCGGCTCGGTGCTATTGGACCAGTCCATGCTGACGGGCGAGTCCGCCGCGGTGGAGCCGGCGCCGGGGACCACCGCCTATGCGGGCGCGCTGGTACGGCGCGGAGAGGCCATTGCCGAAGTCACCGCGACCGGGCCACGCACGTATTTCGGCCGCACCGCCGAATTGGTGCAGGCGGCCGATGTCCAAAGCAGCGAGCAAAAGGCGGTGCTCGGCGTGGTCAAGGCCCTGACCGCCGTCAATATGGCGATCGTGACCGGCATGGTCGCCTATGCGCTATCCATCGGCCTGACGGCGGCACAGATCGTCCCGCTTGTACTGGCGGCCCTGCTCTCGGCGGTGCCCGTGGCCATGCCCGCAGTCTTCACGCTCGCCGCGACGCTGGGCGCCCGCCGCCTGGCACAGCAGGGCGTTCTGCTGGCGCGCCTTCCCGCCCTGCAGGAAGCGGCGATGATAGACGTGCTGTGCGTGGACAAGACGGGGACGTTGACCGAGAACAGGCTGGGCGTAGGCCGCGCCGTCCCGCTAGCCGAGGGAATGAACACCGCCGCGCTGCTGGCCCGCGCGGCCGCCGCCAGTTCCGCCGATGGGCAGGACCCGGTCGACGCGGCCATACGGGCGGCGGCGGACGGCCAGGCCGCCGCGCCGCTGGCCGTGCGTCGCTTCATACCCTTCGACCCGTCGGCGAAGCTGTCCGAAGCCACCATCGCGGGCCCGGCAGGAGCGGACGAACGCATCGCCAAGGGCTCGCCCCTGGCCATTTCGTCGCTGGCGCCGCTGGACGCCCGGGCGCGAGAAGCGTTGCAGGGGCTTGCCGACGAAGGCTATCGGGTACTGGCCGTCGCCGCCGGCCCCGGGCAAGGCATGGCGGCGATCGGCCTCATCGGTTTGAGCGATCCGCCACGCGCCGATTCCGCTCCCTTGCTGGCCCAGCTGAAGGAGCTCGGCATCACACCCATCATGGTAACGGGCGACACCGCGCAGACCGCCGCCACGGTGGCCCGGCGCATCGGGCTGGAGGGCCCTGTCTGCCCGCCCGGCGCCATCCCGGAACAGGTCGCGCCGGCGGACTATGCCGTTTACGCCGGCGTCTTCCCCGAGGACAAGTTCCGCCTGGTGCGTGCGTTCCAGCGTCAGGGGCATGCGGTGGGCATGTGCGGGGACGGCGCGAACGATGCGCCCGCCCTGCGCCAGGCGCAGATGGGCATCGCGGTATCAAGCGCGACCGACGTCGCGAAGTCCGCCGCCGGGCTGGTGCTGACGGAACCCGGCCTGCGCGGCATCGTCGCCTGCATCGAGGAAGGCAGGGCCGCGTTCAGGCGCGTGCTGACCTTCACGCTAAGCATGCTGGTGAACAAGTCGGTAACGCTGATCGTCATGGGAGGCGGCCTGGTCATGACCGGCCACGCCGTGATGACACCGCTGCTGCAGGTGCTATGGATGTTGACCAGCGATATCGCGATGATGGCGCGCGCCGGCGACCGCGCCACCCCCACCCCGTACCCCAATGCCTGGCGCATCCGGGAATTGACGCTGGCCGCGATACCGCTGGGCGCCGTCAAGCTGGCCTATGCGATGTCCATCCTGGCGCTGGGCTGGTACTGGCTGAAGTTCGACACAGGCGCCATGCGCAGCCTTGCCTTCCTGACGCTGGTGCTGGCGGGCCTGGCGACCGGTATGATCCTGCGCGAGCGCGGCCATGTCTGGCGATCGCGTCCCTCGCCGCTGTTCCTGGCCGCGTCCGCCGCTTCGGCGTCGGTCGCCACGGCGTTCGCCTGGAGGGGCGTGGTCATGTCGCCGCTGTCGGGCGCGGTGGTACTTGGGCTCTGCTTCGCCACCCTGGCATACGGTCTGGCCCTGGACGCCGTCAAGGTCGCGATGCTGCGGCGGCTACCGATCGACCGACGCTGA
- a CDS encoding nitroreductase family protein, whose amino-acid sequence MSEAQLLTYKPAAALPLKAIKEPPPHTIALEQPSRQAGVPLMEALGRRASCREFAPRPLPTATLGELLWAADGINRPVTGGRTAPSPHAFNEIDIYVALADGVYRYDPGKHQLVLKHAVDARGQTGYQDFVGEAPVDLVYVVQTSRLLEMPAQQRDRFSAVTAGAIAQNVALYCASAGLASVVRGWISPRLLAEALSLNEDEVPILAQTVGYPGRS is encoded by the coding sequence ATGAGCGAAGCGCAACTTCTTACCTACAAACCCGCGGCGGCCCTTCCGTTGAAAGCGATCAAGGAACCGCCCCCTCATACCATCGCGTTGGAGCAACCCTCTCGGCAGGCAGGGGTGCCGTTGATGGAGGCCCTGGGACGCCGCGCCAGTTGCCGCGAGTTCGCGCCCAGGCCGCTGCCGACCGCCACGCTCGGCGAACTGCTGTGGGCGGCGGACGGCATCAACAGGCCAGTGACGGGGGGGCGGACCGCGCCGTCGCCTCATGCCTTCAACGAGATCGATATCTATGTCGCGCTTGCCGATGGTGTCTACCGTTACGATCCCGGCAAACATCAGTTGGTACTCAAGCATGCGGTGGATGCGCGTGGGCAGACCGGTTACCAGGACTTCGTCGGCGAGGCACCGGTGGACCTGGTCTACGTGGTGCAGACTTCGCGGCTGCTGGAAATGCCCGCCCAGCAACGCGATCGGTTTTCCGCCGTGACGGCCGGGGCCATTGCCCAGAACGTGGCGCTGTATTGCGCCTCGGCCGGCCTGGCCAGCGTGGTGCGCGGGTGGATATCTCCGCGCCTGCTGGCGGAGGCCCTGTCGCTGAACGAGGATGAAGTGCCGATACTCGCGCAGACCGTGGGGTATCCGGGCCGGTCCTAG
- a CDS encoding response regulator transcription factor: protein MPRPSDKNLVLLVDDTPDNLKMLSDALDDAGYMVVVATDGLSALERLDYVVPDIVLLDAVMPGLDGFETCRRMKAHPAASHVPVVFMTGLTEPEDVVRGFRAGGIDYVVKPLDTDVVLARLQAHLRNARMMSVAINAMDAVANAVVVLDEAGAVTWKTAKARLWLAEYFGRDEPGRDLPAPLAAWVAQQLSRSDTRGGSDAGADVAGGDPADFVRQTGDRQLRVRLTASRKAGEYVLLMDERCAPADPASSLAATYQLTAREREVLIWLAKGKTNRDISDILGMSPRTVNKHLEHVYVKLGVETRAAATALALTHMHATLFTDTAGQAKR, encoded by the coding sequence ATGCCGCGGCCCTCCGATAAGAACCTGGTTCTACTGGTGGACGACACACCGGACAACCTGAAAATGCTATCCGACGCCCTGGACGACGCCGGATACATGGTGGTGGTCGCCACCGACGGCCTGTCGGCGCTGGAAAGGCTGGACTATGTGGTCCCCGATATCGTGCTGCTCGATGCGGTGATGCCCGGCCTGGACGGCTTCGAAACCTGCCGGCGCATGAAGGCACACCCCGCCGCCAGCCACGTACCGGTGGTATTCATGACTGGCCTGACCGAGCCGGAGGACGTGGTGCGCGGCTTCCGTGCCGGCGGGATCGACTACGTCGTCAAGCCGCTGGATACCGATGTGGTGCTGGCGCGCCTGCAGGCCCACCTGCGCAATGCCCGCATGATGTCGGTCGCGATCAATGCCATGGATGCGGTGGCGAATGCTGTCGTGGTGCTGGACGAGGCCGGCGCGGTGACGTGGAAAACAGCCAAGGCACGTCTCTGGCTGGCGGAATATTTCGGCCGCGATGAGCCCGGCCGGGATCTGCCGGCGCCGTTGGCGGCCTGGGTCGCGCAACAACTATCCCGCAGCGACACGCGCGGCGGCAGCGATGCCGGTGCCGACGTGGCCGGCGGGGATCCCGCGGACTTCGTGCGGCAAACAGGCGATCGCCAATTGCGCGTGCGCCTGACGGCGTCGCGCAAGGCGGGCGAATACGTCTTGCTCATGGATGAACGGTGCGCGCCGGCCGATCCGGCATCCAGCCTGGCGGCCACCTACCAGCTGACGGCGCGCGAGCGCGAGGTTCTGATCTGGCTGGCCAAGGGGAAGACCAACCGCGACATCAGCGACATACTCGGAATGAGCCCGCGCACCGTCAACAAGCACCTGGAACACGTTTATGTGAAGCTGGGCGTGGAAACCAGGGCCGCCGCCACGGCGCTGGCCTTGACCCATATGCACGCGACGCTCTTCACCGACACGGCGGGCCAGGCCAAACGTTAA